The following nucleotide sequence is from Mesobacillus jeotgali.
ACAGGTTTGAGAGGAAAATGAGAAAAGCTGTCAAAAGAAGAGAGAACTTAAGACAGGTTTGAGAGGGAAACAAGAAAAGCTGTCAAAAGAAGAGCGAACTTAAGACAGGTTTGAGAGGAAAACAAGAAAAGCTGTCAAAAGAAGAGCGAACTTAAGACAGGTTTGAGGAGAAAGCGAGAAAAGCTGTCAAAAGAAAAGAGTATAGCTGTCTGCGATATCGAAGTCGCTAAATTCAGATGAAGATTATTGAAATTACCATGTGAGTTCACTGGATCAAGCAGGCCTTCACTGAATTACATGTGGTTCAAGGAATCAACTCGTATAAATCCCTGTATGGATGTCAAAAATCCCGTTGTTAAGGAGTATTTGACAACTTTTTGACGAGAATATGTGAATAATAAATGAACTAAATGGCAAAACACCCCTGTTTGGATATTAACTTACTATAATGATAGTGTAATCCAAATGGAGGTGCCAATAATGAACGTAACAACGATTATTGAATTGGAAAATCGTGAAGTTGAGAAGATGGCTGGCGCAAAATTAGTATTTATACAGGAACAGATTGATGCAAATATCGTGGAAACATGCGTTGATTGTTTTAAATATGAAGGTTCTGAAGATTGCCTGGATACAGATGACGCAATGCAAAAAGTTTTTAATGCACTGAAAGCAGATGGACTGATTCCTGAAGCAGTGGAAGATTTTTCGTATGAGATGCCTTCTTGTGAGAGATTGAGAAAAGATGTTTATGAAGAACAGGACATGCCGCAAAAAGTGATTCTTAGCTTTGCTATATAATACTTAAAAAGGAGTTCTTTATGGAACTCCTTTTTTAAGTTGATTTTAAACACTTTTTCACTAAAAACGTGACTTTTATCAAAGAGAAGCTTAGCGGAAATTTATATAATGAAGATGGCGTAAAATGAAAACGCTTTCAACAAGGAGGTGGGACCGGTGAAGAAAGGTGCGGACATCACCATCGTTACCGGCCATTTTGGCAGCGGTAAAACAGAGATATCTATTAACCTGGCTTTAGAGGCAAGGAAAACAAATGCCAGGACGGCAGTTGCAGATCTGGACATTGTTAATCCATATTACCGCGCCAGGGACGCTCGAGCTATTTTTGACCAGCATGGAATAGAACTTATCGCACCAGCTGAAAGGCTTGCGGCCGCTGATTTGCCGATTGTTCCTGGCGATATGGGCAGGGTGATATACGACACTGCTTATAAGCTGATTGTCGATGCTGGGGGAGACAAAGATGGAGCGACGGCATTAGGGCAATTTTACAACGATTGGAAAGAGATGAAGCCCGAGGTACTGTTTATTTTAAATGCAAACCGTCCATATGTGAGTACTCTTGAGGGGGCGGTTGAGACATTGCATAAAATCGAAGGTGCCTCCCGGCTGAAGATCACAGGAATCATCAATAACTCAAATGTAGGATCTGAGACGACACTTCAGGATGTAGAAAGAGGATTGAAATTAAGTAAGGAGCTATCCGATACGCTGGGAATACCTTTGCTGTATACGATGTTACCGCAGCATTTATCAGATCAAAGTGCTGGAATTGAGAGTGAGTCCCAAGTAAAAGTGATTTCGAGGTATTTAAAATTGCCATGGGAAATGTAAAGGAGGCAAAAGCGGTGGAGCAGAAAGTTGTTTTTAACGAGGAGACTTGCAAGTCATGCAAGCTGTGCGTGAATGTTTGTCCGACAAATGTGATTTATCTTGCTGATTACTTGAATGAAAAAGGCTACCGGCCGGCGATTGTGACAGACCAGGAAAATTGCATCAGCTGCGGCAAGTGCGCGCAAATGTGTCCGGATTCGGTAATCACTGTCTATAGGCCAGAAAAGGTAAGGAAATCTGTTTAGCAAAGGAGATTTGACAATGGGGAAAGTACTTATGAAGGGTAACGAGGTTATCGCTGAAGCTGCTGTCCATGCGGGCTGCAAATATTTTTTCGGCTATCCGATCACGCCGCAGAGTGAGCTCGTTGCCTATATGGCCAGAAGGCTGCCCGAGGTTGGCGGGTTATTTTTACAGGCGGAAAGTGAAGTAGCAGCGATCAATATGGTATATGGAGCGGCCGGAACCGGTGTGCGTGTAATGACATCGTCATCAAGTCCTGGATTCAGCTTGAAGCAGGAAGGAATCTCATACCTGGTTGGAGCAGAACTGCCTGCACTGATTGTGAATGTCGTCCGTGGAGGGCCTGGACTTGGAAATATCCAGCCGGCGCAGTCGGACTATTTCCAGGTGACAAAAGGAGGAGGCCACGGTGATTACCATACACCTGTCCTGGCTCCGTCAACGCTGCAGGAAATCATTGAACTTACAGAAGCGGCATTTGATATTGCTGACCACTATCGGACGCCAGTCATCCTGCTTGGGGACGGCATGTTAGGACAGATGATGGAACCGGTTGAGTTCAAGGAACTGAATGAAAGGGAGCCGGAACAAAATGAATGGGCTACGACAGGTACCCGCGGAGATGGCAAACCGAGAATTATTTCCTCACTGGAATTGAATGCCGATGCTCTTGAAGCGCGGAATGAACTTTTACAGAAAAAGTTTGCCTTGATTAAACAAAATGAAGTCAGATATGAAACGTTTGAAATCGAAGATGCCGATTATATTGTAACTGCTTACGGAACAGCTGCAAGGATTGCCATGAATGCAATTAATAAAGCACGGAAAGACGGCCTGAAAATAGGGATGATCCGGCCAATCACCCTCTGGCCATTCCCTGAGCAGCCGTTTATTGAAACACGTGACAGGGTGAAGGGTTACCTTTCTGTCGAGATGAGTGCAGGGCAGATGGTTGAAGACGTCAGACTTGCCGTCGAGGGCCGGGCCGCGGTTTCATTTTTCGGCCGTACTGGAGGGGTCGTCCCTACGCAGGAAGAAATTTACGATCAAATTGTCAAAATGGCTGGGGGTGTCGAGGTATGACAATGAAAACCGTGTTCGAAAAAACAACTGGATTGACTGATAACCAGACCCATTATTGTCCCGGCTGTACTCACGGAATCATCCACAGGATGGTAGGCGAAGTGCTTGAAGAAATGGGGATTTTGGAGGATACAGTAGGAGTCGCTTCGGTCGGATGCTCTGTGCTGTCCTATGAATATTTCAATTGTGATATGACCCAGGCAGCCCATGGGCGGGCACCGGCTGTCGCAACAGGAATCAAGCGAGTACTGCCTGACCGATTTGTTTTTACCTACCAGGGCGATGGAGACCTTGCTTCGATTGGGATTGCCGAGGCTGTCCATGCTGCTGCAAGAGGTGAAAACATTACCGTCATTTTTGTGAATAATGCAATTTATGGCATGACAGGCGGGCAAATGGCACCGACAACATTGGTTGGCCAGAAAACGGCGACGACTCCATTCGGACGGGATGGAAGCATCCAGGGATTGCCAATCAGAGTGAGCGAAATGCTGTCAACGCTGGATGGAACTGCCTATATTGAACGGGTATCAACGCATGATGTGCCAAATATCATCAAAGCGAAGAAAGCGATTCGCAAAGCATTTGAAACACAGAAGCAGGGAATGGGTTTCTCCATGGTCGAGGTCCTCTCCAGCTGTCCGACGAACTGGGGCCTTGATCCAAATGAATCGCTGGATTGGATCAAGGAGAATATGGTGCCTGCCTATCCTCTAGGTGTGTATAAAGATTCGCAGAAAGGGGATGTTCGCTGATGGAGGAAATTTTGATTGCCGGCTTTGGCGGCCAGGGAGTTATGTCGATGGGCCAGTTGATTGCCTATGCCGGGATGAAGGAAGGGAAGTATGTATCATGGCTGCCTTCCTACGGACCTGAGCAGCGGGGCGGAACAGCCAACTGTGCAGTGGTGGTCAGCGAGGAACAGGTAGGCTCACCGCTTGTTTCAAGACCGACAACAGCGATTGTGCTGAATAACCCTTCATATGAAAAATTTGAACCAATGGTCAGGGCCGGGGGATTATTGGTTGTGAACTCATCTTTGATTTCAAAAGTGTCAGCCAGGACCGATATAAGAGTTCTAAATATCGATGCAACCGACAAGGCCAATGAGCTCGGCAATCCAAAGGTAGCCAACATGATCCTGCTTGGAGCTTTCCTTGAGGAAACAGGCACACTGTCAGATGACTCCATATTGGAAGCATTGAAAAAGGTCCTTTCTCCGGAAAAACATTCTCTATTGGATATCAATCGCCGGGCACTTGATCTTGGACGATCTTTGACTAAAACGACCGCGCCCTAAGGTATAATCCAGGCATATAGGCAACAATATTTAATAGTATATAGGAGCCTGTAAAGCGAGGGAAACCTAAATTAAAAAGCGCTGCCAGTTCTTCTGACAGCGTTTATTGCTTCTTATTAAAGGACAAAATTCATTATTTCAAAAGCTCTAAAATGAACGGAACGGCTGCCTGCAGCGAAGGAGCCTTCTCATCTGCAGCTGTTTCTTCGGTCCCTATGAAAACTGTTTTGCATCCTGCCTTTTTTCCGGCTTCGATATCGCGCTCGTGATCTCCTACCATTACACTTCCGGCCAATTCGATATCGTGTCTGCTGGCAAGGTCAATGAGCATTCCAGCATTTGGCTTGCGGCATTCGCATCCTGCCTTTGGTTTATGCGGGCAGTAGGCAACCTCCTTAATATGGCCGCCATGTTCCTTGATCATTTTTACCATATGGTCATGGATTTCATGGAGCCGCTTTTCCTTGAGAAATCCAAGGCCAACGCCGCCTTGATTGGTGACAACAAAAATCTCATAGCCGGCTTTGCTCAATTCTGCGACAGCTTCGGCTGCCCCTTCAAGCAAGTACAATTCTTCAGGACGGTTGACGAATTTTACCCGGTGGGACAGTACTTCATTTAGAACCCCGTCCCTGTCCAGAAATATGGCTTTTTTCTTCATTTCGATCCCCCTGTGTTAACGATAATTTTTTCAGCATTCTGATGCCGGGAAACATAGCGGTTGCCGGTGATCCAGAAGCGCCATGGGTAGTCTTTCGCTTCCCCGGAATTATCGATGCCGATTCTTTTGCCTGATGAAATGCTGTCTGGCACAATTCCAGGTGATAGTAAAAGTGGTTTCTTCGTTAAGGGATGCCCATAATCCGACATCTTTATGCCCATCGCTTTCGTCAGCTTCCCGGGGCCATTGGTCAGATTGGGGGATTCCGGCATGCCTCGCCGCCTGACCATTAGATCCAAGCCTTCCAGAGGTTCCACTGCCCGAATCAGCACGGCTTCTGGATTGCCTTCTTCTCCACTGACAACATTGAAGAGTGTATGGGTATGCATGACATAAGTATAAGCAAGACCTGCCTGGTGGAACATGACCTCCGTCCTTTTTGTTCTGCGGTTATTATAACTGTGCGCCGCCTGATCCATAGGGCCAATATAGGCTTCCGTCTCTACGATCATTCCTGCAGCTGTTCCTTCTTCAGATTCTTTCACTAAAGTGCATCCAAGCAGCGAAACAGCCAACTCAAGGGTGGGCTGCTGAAAAAAGTCACTGTGAAGTGCCTGGAATTTCCCCATATGTTCTGCCATAAAACCTCCCTCTATAAATATTGATATATCAACGGTTTGACCCGTTGGTGGGATGCCAAAAAAAATATTTTTCGACAGATACCCTAACAGAAATTAATAAATATGTGATTCTCTTACAATTAGTGGGTACGCTACGCTGTCACTACTGGGTAATGATGGTAAAGTAGTGAGCATTCAATATACGATGCACAATGGATCTCTGCGTAGCTTATGATGACGTACCCTCCCATGTCTCTTGGCATCAAAGTGCCTACATTCCTTCGTTCGGTCTAGTCATAAGGCAGAGGCTAGCGAAGCTCCTATAGGGACTCGAGGTCGAATGGAAAAAATAATGCCAGCTTCTCCGTGTCATCCTGTTGTCTAGGTCTTTTAAAGGGATGAAGGACTTTACATAGCCTCTGCGAGACTAGGAATATCCTTCATCATTCGCTTTGCGTCAAACGCTTTGTGCTTCGTGCTAATTCCATGGAGAACTTTTAAGAGTTTCCCGCATAGGACCACGATGGATTGCTTCTTGCGTAACGGATTGTCTTTACGATTTGTGTAATACTCATGCAGCCTTCTAAAGGCATCATTATGGCGAACCATAGGCATCATCACTCGGAATAGGAGGGCGCGAAGCTTTCTTCTGCCCCGTTTGGAAATCCTTTTTTTGCCTTTGTGCTGGCCGGAGGAATTCTCCCGTAATGTCAATCCCGCGAGTTTGATTAGTTGGCGTGGATCTTCATAGTGAGAAAAGCTTCCGATTTCAGCTAGTAAATCGACAATCGTGGTATCTCCAAGTCCAGGAACTGTTGAGAGCCATTCGTACTCTACAGATGTTTGGATAAGTTCAACCAGGTGCTGCGTAATACTTTCAATCTCCTGTTCCAACTGATGATAACGGCGAACGAGTGTGGCGATTTCAATACGGGCCATCTCCCGTCCTTCTGTTCCCCCGATCGAATCTGAAGCGAGTTCTATGAGTCGTATGGCTTTCGGCCTTTGAGGGGATTTGAGCCCCTCGACCTTACGGTAAAGTGCCAATACTTCATCCGGTTGTTTCTGATGAAGATCGGCCGGAAATGGTGTGCACTCCAGGACAGCCATTGCCATCTTCCCGAATGACGGAAAGACCTGGGTGAACTCAGGAAAATAGCGATCAATCCAGCGAATGATCATGTTTTTGACGGACCCAAGTTCCTCGGTCAACTTGCTTCTGAATGTTGAACCCACACGGAGTTCAGCCTCCAAATCCTTTAGGATGCGAGGATAACTGAAGCGCCCATCCTTGATCAAGCGAGCGATGACCAGCGCATCTTTGCGGTCATGTTTGGTTGGAAGGTTATCATCCAACTCCTTTGATCGCTTGACGTGCATAGGGTTGGTCATCACCAGGGGAATGCCCCGTTCCTCAAGGAAATAGGCTAGATTAAGCCAATAATGACCGGTTGGTTCAATACCGACAATGACCTCCGTCTTTTCATATTCTTTCATGGCAGTCAAAATACGCTGGTAAAAACTTTCGAAACCCTGGCTGGACTGTAATACCGAGAAAGACTTTCGGAGCACACGTCCACGGTCATCGACAAAGCAGGCGAAGTGTTTCCGCTTTGCAATATCGATCCCGACAACGAGTGTATTTTCGGTGACTTGATTTATTTTCTGATTTTGTTTAAAATCCATGTTGGAGTCCTCCTTGGTTACCTAAGTTAGGGGTCAATTCGGCGCACGATTTGACACCCCGTATCATACCAAGAGGGCTCTTTTTTGTTCAAGTCCCCGAAAATCCTTCTAACAGGAATGCTCCTATTAACTGTTTTTAACCTCTATACCCTGCAGATGAAAGAGTCATCCATTATTTTTGCCCAAAAGACCTAATGAAAAAAATAGCGGAGATCCTAAAGTTGGTATATAGTATCTTTAAAGCTCTGTTGTTTTTAATTTCCTTAGAGGGAGTACCAATACTATGTGGAAAAAATGGCTATCGATTTCAGTGATTGCTGTAATCATTTTTTTCCTTGTACCTTATAGCCTTCCGCTCATTTTTGCTATGTTAACAGCAGTCATGCTCGAAGGAATGGTTCAATGGATTATAAGAAGATTTTCATTTAAGCGTCTTCAAGCAGTGCTTGGTGTTTTTATCAGCTATGTGATCTTCCTAGGCGTGATAGGGTATAATCTTGTCTCGATTATTGCGCATCAGGCGGTATCCTTATCTGAGCGAACTCCTACATTCGTCAGGGATATTTACAGGACGGCAATTCTTCCAATGATGGGCAAGTGGGAATTTTATTCAAAAAACTTCCCCGATGAAGTCACTGATCAGATCGAGACGACGATTGAAACGAATATTAATACACTTGATTCTCTTTTACAGCAATTCATTGCCGGTACAATCAATTTGCTGACGGCTATACCGGGCTTTATGATTGAATTTCTGGTTTATCTTATTGCGTTATTCTTGTTCAGTCTTGAACTTCCTAATCTTAAAATAAAGCTGGAGTCCCATTTGAGGGAAGAGACCCGGCAGAAGGTTTTCCTTGTTGGAAGTCAGTTGAACAAGGCGGGTATAGGCTTTTTAAAAGCCCAGGTGATCCTGAGTGCCGTCACCTTTATAATGGCCATGACTGGGCTTAGCATTCTTGGGGTTAAATATACTGGACTGCTGTCATTATTGATTGTCATTGTCGATATCCTGCCGATCCTTGGAACAGGTTCTGTTCTTGTGCCCTGGGCTGTCATTGCCATTTTGCAGGATAATCACTTTTTGGGAATCGGATTAATCATACTG
It contains:
- a CDS encoding 4Fe-4S binding protein is translated as MEQKVVFNEETCKSCKLCVNVCPTNVIYLADYLNEKGYRPAIVTDQENCISCGKCAQMCPDSVITVYRPEKVRKSV
- a CDS encoding 3-methyl-2-oxobutanoate dehydrogenase subunit VorB, coding for MGKVLMKGNEVIAEAAVHAGCKYFFGYPITPQSELVAYMARRLPEVGGLFLQAESEVAAINMVYGAAGTGVRVMTSSSSPGFSLKQEGISYLVGAELPALIVNVVRGGPGLGNIQPAQSDYFQVTKGGGHGDYHTPVLAPSTLQEIIELTEAAFDIADHYRTPVILLGDGMLGQMMEPVEFKELNEREPEQNEWATTGTRGDGKPRIISSLELNADALEARNELLQKKFALIKQNEVRYETFEIEDADYIVTAYGTAARIAMNAINKARKDGLKIGMIRPITLWPFPEQPFIETRDRVKGYLSVEMSAGQMVEDVRLAVEGRAAVSFFGRTGGVVPTQEEIYDQIVKMAGGVEV
- a CDS encoding thiamine pyrophosphate-dependent enzyme, whose translation is MTMKTVFEKTTGLTDNQTHYCPGCTHGIIHRMVGEVLEEMGILEDTVGVASVGCSVLSYEYFNCDMTQAAHGRAPAVATGIKRVLPDRFVFTYQGDGDLASIGIAEAVHAAARGENITVIFVNNAIYGMTGGQMAPTTLVGQKTATTPFGRDGSIQGLPIRVSEMLSTLDGTAYIERVSTHDVPNIIKAKKAIRKAFETQKQGMGFSMVEVLSSCPTNWGLDPNESLDWIKENMVPAYPLGVYKDSQKGDVR
- a CDS encoding 2-oxoacid:acceptor oxidoreductase family protein yields the protein MEEILIAGFGGQGVMSMGQLIAYAGMKEGKYVSWLPSYGPEQRGGTANCAVVVSEEQVGSPLVSRPTTAIVLNNPSYEKFEPMVRAGGLLVVNSSLISKVSARTDIRVLNIDATDKANELGNPKVANMILLGAFLEETGTLSDDSILEALKKVLSPEKHSLLDINRRALDLGRSLTKTTAP
- a CDS encoding D-glycero-alpha-D-manno-heptose-1,7-bisphosphate 7-phosphatase, with translation MKKKAIFLDRDGVLNEVLSHRVKFVNRPEELYLLEGAAEAVAELSKAGYEIFVVTNQGGVGLGFLKEKRLHEIHDHMVKMIKEHGGHIKEVAYCPHKPKAGCECRKPNAGMLIDLASRHDIELAGSVMVGDHERDIEAGKKAGCKTVFIGTEETAADEKAPSLQAAVPFILELLK
- a CDS encoding DNA-3-methyladenine glycosylase, with amino-acid sequence MAEHMGKFQALHSDFFQQPTLELAVSLLGCTLVKESEEGTAAGMIVETEAYIGPMDQAAHSYNNRRTKRTEVMFHQAGLAYTYVMHTHTLFNVVSGEEGNPEAVLIRAVEPLEGLDLMVRRRGMPESPNLTNGPGKLTKAMGIKMSDYGHPLTKKPLLLSPGIVPDSISSGKRIGIDNSGEAKDYPWRFWITGNRYVSRHQNAEKIIVNTGGSK
- a CDS encoding IS110 family transposase, encoding MDFKQNQKINQVTENTLVVGIDIAKRKHFACFVDDRGRVLRKSFSVLQSSQGFESFYQRILTAMKEYEKTEVIVGIEPTGHYWLNLAYFLEERGIPLVMTNPMHVKRSKELDDNLPTKHDRKDALVIARLIKDGRFSYPRILKDLEAELRVGSTFRSKLTEELGSVKNMIIRWIDRYFPEFTQVFPSFGKMAMAVLECTPFPADLHQKQPDEVLALYRKVEGLKSPQRPKAIRLIELASDSIGGTEGREMARIEIATLVRRYHQLEQEIESITQHLVELIQTSVEYEWLSTVPGLGDTTIVDLLAEIGSFSHYEDPRQLIKLAGLTLRENSSGQHKGKKRISKRGRRKLRALLFRVMMPMVRHNDAFRRLHEYYTNRKDNPLRKKQSIVVLCGKLLKVLHGISTKHKAFDAKRMMKDIPSLAEAM
- the ytvI gene encoding sporulation integral membrane protein YtvI, whose translation is MWKKWLSISVIAVIIFFLVPYSLPLIFAMLTAVMLEGMVQWIIRRFSFKRLQAVLGVFISYVIFLGVIGYNLVSIIAHQAVSLSERTPTFVRDIYRTAILPMMGKWEFYSKNFPDEVTDQIETTIETNINTLDSLLQQFIAGTINLLTAIPGFMIEFLVYLIALFLFSLELPNLKIKLESHLREETRQKVFLVGSQLNKAGIGFLKAQVILSAVTFIMAMTGLSILGVKYTGLLSLLIVIVDILPILGTGSVLVPWAVIAILQDNHFLGIGLIILFLVITVVRRVIEPKIYSTNLGISPLASLVSMYIGLKLLGLAGIFIGPIVVIIYDTLRKANVIRLNFKI